In Cydia amplana chromosome 5, ilCydAmpl1.1, whole genome shotgun sequence, the genomic window taattttgccagctaaccatcatttaccgcgaatttagccattgcaagcatggttaaacgtctttaaaaggtataaaatggggttaattttaagatattaagcgtttccacgtccaagtccaaatgtccggccgttggcttcgcacggaagggcgtcggaatcgggtctcaattaaacttggccactgttcaaatttcaagctttgctctctcgcagctcaatatatggccttgcatcgctcccatggaattaagccgctatctgaacctgcaagtttttggccctgtttggagctcaactttcggcctgttttaaaacgcttgagccttggtccttatccgatcttagctccattgcagctcggcctttggcgtcgcacgaatgcgcccgcaggaaagctccagatctttaacactatggcttcagtctttattggcctgcgccctcgctctgctctcatgcagctcggcctcgcacagaagcgcgccgcaattggcgttcgattcttagctgtatacttacctgcagctcatcctctggcctcgcattgggaggcgtcgaaatcaagtcttcggtgttacatggagctcggcgttgggcctcactttgggCCTCACTAtggttatcgatattggttatcgATACggagacggagctcgattttctttggactgtcgagtctgtcgacaagacgtttccctgatacagtcaatccgcaatttttaacttagcattaGCACAAAAGagtgcctcgctaagatcttccggccagaacctctccaagattaagtccgcctctgatgccgcgcgataccgcttatccactgtttatacgatatcaatttttttcgtaccattattcaataaattacccttgaaaataaaaaatgcatttatttcataactttcttacagcaaaaacatgttttttcggtaaaattttggtttgattcttttttcattaatcgaaggtgtttcaaggccacgccgccgattcgccgccgccgccgaccaattttgaccggcgcgccgccgccggctatatgcctatcggcgctcatatctacttagtaattgtacctacatacttatcggaaatttgtacctatttttgaaatatttttcagATACCACATAAAGGGAACGGCAAAAGTACCAAAGCCCCAGGGGCCCTTTGAAATTAAGGCGGGTGGTTATACAACGATAACATTCAAAAACGTATTCATGGACAGCAGAACGTTTAAGATGTCAAGCGATAAACAGGAATTTTACGTTAAAAATCCTGTCGAAATGATACAATCTAAAAAGGTAAATATTAACTATACTTGACTATTCAAATCCTTTATAGTATCTACCTACTCCTACAATAACCGAACTTCGTTTTAAATATCCGATCGAAGTTCGGTTTTGCGAGCCATATACGTGCTCATCAGAGAAAATTGTAAGGGTCGCCGTTGTCGGATACGCGACATGGAGGACTATACTCCtacaatattaagtaggtataatcccTCTCGTAAAAGCATATTATTATTGGAAAAACTGCCCTGCGCGCGAAGGCTTACGTCTAGTTATGCGTGCTTAGTATGCACCGAAGTGTTCGGTAGTCTTATTATTCCTACAGTTAGGTAAAACCAACCAAAACTCACCAATTGAAAAAAGATAATTAAAAATCAACCTTATGGTCTCTTACTAGTACGGTCCACTATATCTCTGAGCTTGTGGTAGTAATTTACGAGCTTTGGTGAGCAGCTTGACCGCTCTGATCCGATAGCCACAGTGACTGAGCGAGGAATAAAATCATATAACTGAGACATATGCAATATCGTAGGATACGAAGGTGTTGGTGTACCTGAACGACAAGTGGGTGGGCGGCACGCCGACCGGCTGCCTCACCATCGAGAGCCTCGAGCCGCCGGAGCCGCGCGCTCACTGGACTTACTTCCTGCAAGGAATCCCCTGActtttctattatttatttactttcctattgtcattatttcattatattataaatatattttagcaCTGTTTGTCTTTTACTGATCAAAAGAGCAAAATAAACACGGTGTGGCTGCGGCCTGTATGAAGGCAAATAACGTAAAGGCTCATCACTTCCTAACATTTTCTACCGTTTTTGTGTGATTTCGATGGGAGAGAAAGTAGATTTAAATTCTTTTTTTCACTGCAGCCATATgatgtacatattttttatttatttattattcggagaaccaacagctatcAATTGTACAATAGTTATATAGTATATGTAAATAACAGAAACTATATTAGGTAACTGTATTAGGCAGCTGTCCGACCTAGGAGTAAAAAGAAGGGAATGGCTGcgatttaagtatttctattccTAGTCACTTTCTCGCCACCGGTCGGATAGCCGACTTCTACCATACGACCTCAGTTTTAGACTATCTAACAGAATGAAGAATTCTATGGtattgataataaataaataggaatAAATACAAGTAAATTTATATATGCATGTCGGCTTTATTACCAGTCATTAACACTTAAATCTTGCACTACGTCATCTCCGCCTGGCATATCATCGATATCCACGACGGCCGCTTTTTTGTTAGACTTCTTTTtagcttccttcttcttgatttTCTTTTTACGCGGCGGTTCATCTTGGTCTTCGCCTTCCAATTTAAAGTGGTCTTTTTCATCCTCACTATCAGACGGGAACAGTTCCGTTGGTCCCTCATTCTTGTGTTTATTTGCAGCACCCTCTGATAACTTCGGTCTCTTTATCATGGGTAATTCCACAGCAATGTTGTCATTCTTGGTCACCTTCTTCCTCTTCTGTATCTTGTTGATCTTGCTCCAGTTGTCATAGAATGTTTGTAGAGGAGTTCCTTTAGTGCTGATGTTGGTTTCCCATGCAACTACCAGTTTACTGTCGCTCAGTGAAAAGCTGATCTTGGACCTTTCGCGTTCAATGAATCTACTGTTCTCCTCTATTTTTTCAAGTAACTGGCGGAGCTTTTTAGTGTAGTTAGAGACTGAACAGGTCTTCAGGAACTGTTTTATCTGTAGAAAAAATAAGCTATGAATAAACTGAGTcaacttaattatatgttttatggtttcacatttttatttataaatacagtctacttttaattttgctaATTTAATTCTAGAACAGAACCATAATGTCGAAAGACTATAATTACGATAATCAATCtattaaaacatacaaaaaatacgattttttttaactcaAATAAGCTCAGTttcgtgcgcggcgcgtcatcgtaaTCCTACTCGGAATGCACGAGTTTATATTTTAGCTGTATCCGCGCGCGTCAATCGGGGTCTTTAGCCGTCAAATGGTTAAAAAGAAATTTAACTAACCTGAATAACAGCAAGCAGAGAAAGATCGGGAAAGGCGATGGAATGCGATTGGTTAGCCATATACTCCAGCAGTAACCCATAAATCCGCTCAATAACGGAATCCTTGAATCCATTTTCCATGAGCTGCGACTTGGCCAGCCGGAGCACACAGGACAAGTCCAGTGGCTTCATGGAAACTTTCTTGTGCTTTTTGTTGAAGTCATATGATGTTAATACCtagaaaacaaaattaattataaatccaGTGTTCTAATAAAACAACAGTTATCAAATATTCCTGCTATCAGAGACGACTGTACAACTTTTCATAAACATATAATATGCAATTTCATTCAAGATAGGAAAGTCAtctataataaaatactataagtaATATGAATTTGTCAATCTCACCTCTAACAGAAAAGGTAGTATAGGTATAAATGTGTTGGATTCTTTTGATAAATGTATCAATATTTCAACACAGTGGAATCTGACTGGATAATATTGATGTGTTGGCACCAGCTTGATGGTGTTCGTGATAACCATCACTAGAGGGTAGACCAACGGCTGTAGCTGAGGCTTATTGGTGGTGGCCCCCAGCAAGTCCGCCCACAAGTGCAGCGAGTTCACAAACTGCCAGTTGTAAACCGCCTGCCTGTTCTCTACTTTCTGGACAACAATAGCGTTTCTCAAATGGATAGCCAACTGCCGAATGTACAAGAAAACATGCTGGTATGACACATTCAAATCCAAAGTAAACATCTCTACTAAAGATCTCCTCATGAAATTGATACTTGGCCAAGTAGTAGGACTCACAAACTTGCAGTTCTTCACATAAGTCATGTACATGGCTTTCAGCACAAGGTCTAGTAAGTTTGCTTGCTGGTTTCTTGTGATTCTAAGAATGCACAGGAAAGCCAGCACTCTTACAGTTTCCTCCCCTCTACTCCACAGGGTGATCAGTTTCTTCAAAGCATGTTTGGATATTCTGGCAAAACAGGCAACATAGACTGACATCTGGTGCAAATGCTTAAGTAGCACTGTTAGTATATTCTCAGATGTAACTCCCCCAAGAAGCTTAAGCAAGTCATTTAGATAGGCAACTAGAGGAgcctttattttgacaaaatgtTTGCATTTCTGAGGATCCTTGCCAGACTGCTCCATTCCAAGATATTTTTTAATGGCAGCAGGGAGATATAGCACACACATTTGAATAACTGCATTGAATACTGATGAGCCTGAAACACAAAATTCAATGTTTTAATACTGGTATTGATTGGTTGTTTCTATTCCAGATAGTTTCTAacctccttattcataaaactttacaatcctaaatttgttaatttgttttatccctttcttacaaatataaaaattcaaataaTCTGTACTGtaataaaaagacaaataataaGACAAAAAGCTAATTAAGAAggcttgtatatttatatgtaataaataatattataagaaTTTTATCTCATGCTAGGTAAATATTAATTACACCTAGAAACAAAGCTTCAAAAACACATAATTTTACAGAGTTAGTGTGGTGTTTAAAAAATTTATACCTTCCACTTTGTATTCTCCCTTGGATGTGCCATCATCACTTGTGGCTCTCAACATGGCCGCATTGAAAGCTTTGATGACAGAGTTCAGAGTTgacattttgattttcttttcaCTTTGTAATTCTTCCTGCCATTCAGCTACCATCTTGAGTGTGATCTTTCCTCTGACTTCAACTTCTTCCTGTAATGGATGATTTAATGTGGAAACAAGGATATTATTTAACATGTTCACTGTCCCAACAGTTAACTGTCAACCTTATGGCCTTTTAATAGAGGCTTGCCCTGAcccatatcgtcgctatacttactcaacctcatatctgcaacaatcatttgatggaatggtcgcttttctttcattcggaatacgcatggaatacgggtgtttttgtcatcaaatgagtgttgcagatacgaggttgagtaagtatagcggcgatatgtgGGGCATGGGACAGTGAACATGTTAATTTGGCTATTCTCACACAGAAAATGCAGGATGTATATCGCAAAGGATAGAGAAAGGTGGAAAAGAATGGAGGAGGGTTTTACCCTTAGAGGGGCCACATAACAAAGGCATAGGTATagttataaactgaaaatacattgttaagTGGAAGATAAAgccgtaataataataataatgctcACACAGATCTATAACATTCCGGAGTAAGCTCTAGAGCTTTAAAAATCAAGGTTTTAGACATAATTAATGCACAAATTAGCTGTTACCCATATTTGATCATAAGTCTACTAGTGAGGTAACTTAAAGCTTTGCTGATTACATGGCCTAGTCTAAGGTGTAATGTCACAATTCATTAGATTGTTTATAGAAATTATTGCTTTGTGTGACCTAACCTCAAAATCACTCTCATCACTGCC contains:
- the LOC134647895 gene encoding nucleolar complex protein 2 homolog; protein product: MKKERKIKKGRPAVIPDVEEDGESDSDEEMDPETHKKSLEKLKKIDPDFYNFLEENDENLLNFGVESGDEGSDAEDQEDEDDTVHKPGPLQAGSDESDFEEEVEVRGKITLKMVAEWQEELQSEKKIKMSTLNSVIKAFNAAMLRATSDDGTSKGEYKVEGSSVFNAVIQMCVLYLPAAIKKYLGMEQSGKDPQKCKHFVKIKAPLVAYLNDLLKLLGGVTSENILTVLLKHLHQMSVYVACFARISKHALKKLITLWSRGEETVRVLAFLCILRITRNQQANLLDLVLKAMYMTYVKNCKFVSPTTWPSINFMRRSLVEMFTLDLNVSYQHVFLYIRQLAIHLRNAIVVQKVENRQAVYNWQFVNSLHLWADLLGATTNKPQLQPLVYPLVMVITNTIKLVPTHQYYPVRFHCVEILIHLSKESNTFIPILPFLLEVLTSYDFNKKHKKVSMKPLDLSCVLRLAKSQLMENGFKDSVIERIYGLLLEYMANQSHSIAFPDLSLLAVIQIKQFLKTCSVSNYTKKLRQLLEKIEENSRFIERERSKISFSLSDSKLVVAWETNISTKGTPLQTFYDNWSKINKIQKRKKVTKNDNIAVELPMIKRPKLSEGAANKHKNEGPTELFPSDSEDEKDHFKLEGEDQDEPPRKKKIKKKEAKKKSNKKAAVVDIDDMPGGDDVVQDLSVNDW